Genomic DNA from Lactuca sativa cultivar Salinas chromosome 8, Lsat_Salinas_v11, whole genome shotgun sequence:
taaatccataacttttgaCATAGAACAATGATGAAAGTTGTAATTTACTTTCTCTAATATTGGTTTTAGCAACCATATTTAATAATCAGTTATTTGTAAAAATGAAAAGACAAGAAAGTGATGATGGGTCAACCCAAATCATTGGACACAACATTTCTGACATGATCAAAGATGCAACAAATAAGATTGTAAAGTTTcatcaaaaaaaagaaaaaaaaaataccgaATCAAGGAGAATATTTGAAGTCTTGAAATCTCGATATATCACCATTGTTTCAGCATTATGAAGAAAAGCAAGACCTTTTGCAGCTCCAAGAGCAACTTTCATACGTAGACGCCAAGAAAGAGGTTGAAAATAAGAACCTCctgttttatataaaaataaaatgtgAATATAAAATGATAAATCCAAGTAGTATGATAGTAAATGAAAATCCAGTTGACTTACTCCTAAATAAATGATTCTCCATACTACCCTTTGGCATAAATTCATATGCAAGAAGCCTGTGATCATCTTCTAAGCAATAACCAATCAATCTCACAAGATTAGGATGGCGTAATTGTCCAAGATAGTTGATTTCTGCCTGCAAAAGTAACAGATTTGTATATTGAGAAGCTAAACCTTATGGGTAGTTAGGTAATTTCACAATTTGATTGATGATTGATCTCAGTTTATGAAAAGAGACTAAATGAGAAAGAAAGTGAAAAGAACTAACCAACCACTCCTTGTGTCCTTGAAATCCTTCTTGATTCAGTCTCTTTACAGCAATTACAATGCCAGTTCCTGGCTTTGAAGCTGCAAGTGAATGTTCATCTACCCATCCTTTGAATACAGAACCAAAGCCACCTTCTCCTAATACACTGTCTGGACGAAAGTTTCTTGTGGCGTTTTTAAGCTCACTGAAAGTGAAGCTTTTTAAGTTGGATGACTGCAAGATCTCACCTTCACTTCGAGGTGTATGTGATTGAGAACCAGAGGAAACTTTGCTGCTTGAATTACTATTCCCATTTCTTTCTGCAATCTTAGAGTCGTCACCTATGGCAATAAATACAATTTGAATAAGTGATAGAAACTTAGAAAGTAGAAACTAATACAAAATCATAAGATATAATTATGCCTAAATGATTACTACTTCATTACTAAAGTTGAAAAGATTTCCCTTTTAGGATGTATATATATCTACTGACACTTTACTTTTTCTAACTGAGTTTAAAATCATGTCGCTTGACAACTAACTGTCCATTTTTATCCATCCATATGAATCTAGGATAAGAGAAGAAAAAGGAGTAAGATCCATAGAAGCAAGTGCTCAATTCAATAAAATGAGTTCTAATTTCATACTAATTAGCAGAAATTAACAAGTAAGAAGATGTACTTACCAGTAGAAAATGCGCTCTCGGCTTTAATTTGGATGCTCCAACAAATCCCCATTATAAATATTCCAAAACCCTAGTGCAGATCACTAACGAAGCTTATTAGCTTTTTCTGGCATAAAAACCCTACAAATACATATCTTTATCTTCCACAAAATCCGAATTAAATCCGGGTTGTTCAGCTAACAGCAACAATAATCCTTGGATCTGCTGCGAATCTCCTTTTCTCTCAGATCTCTAACTCAAAAATCGATAGGTTTCAGCTTTCCAACTTCACCACCAACCTCCAATTTTCTTCTTCCACCTTACTTGCTTGATTGGAGATAGATTTTTTGTTTTTGCAGAGAATCAAAacagatgagagagagagagagagagagaaaagggtATTTTGTAGCTGTTTCCTGTTTGTTTTTGCAGGGAGATGAGATGCTTCCTTTAAAGAAATCCCCTTTTCGAGACTTTTGGTGAAGTTTGGTTGACTCAGCTTATGGCGTCTTGTTTCAGCTTACTTCCAAAATTGGAGCAGCAGTAGTAGTTAGAAGAAAACTTTTCATAATTAGTCCTTCTATTTAAGCCATATGGCATCATCAGTCCTTGTTATGTTAGTTGTATTGTTTGATTGCTCGCATTTAATATTGTGGAGATTTGAAATATAGTTTGTCAATTTTAactgtttttatataaaaataggtTTATTTGGGATAGTAATTTATAATTAGAAAGATTTAgtgattataaataaataaaaaattaggtAAAAGCTGGTTAGAAGCTGCTTAaaaattaaa
This window encodes:
- the LOC111889221 gene encoding probable serine/threonine-protein kinase PBL11 — its product is MGICWSIQIKAESAFSTGDDSKIAERNGNSNSSSKVSSGSQSHTPRSEGEILQSSNLKSFTFSELKNATRNFRPDSVLGEGGFGSVFKGWVDEHSLAASKPGTGIVIAVKRLNQEGFQGHKEWLAEINYLGQLRHPNLVRLIGYCLEDDHRLLAYEFMPKGSMENHLFRRGSYFQPLSWRLRMKVALGAAKGLAFLHNAETMVIYRDFKTSNILLDSNFNAKLSDFGLARDGPTGDKSHVSTRVMGTYGYAAPEYLSTGHLTAKSDVYSFGVVLLEILSGKKAIDKNRPTGEHNLVEWAKPCLTNKRRIFRVLDPRLEGQYSLGRALKVASLALQCLSMEPKIRPNMDEVVSTLQDLQDTDKRDRRDPPVHRGVAAGGGASSAKKASSCRQEAGPVVAYPRPSASLRV